Proteins from one Mercurialis annua linkage group LG7, ddMerAnnu1.2, whole genome shotgun sequence genomic window:
- the LOC126657497 gene encoding TSL-kinase interacting protein 1 isoform X1 — protein MKKQTAKAGEAPRKLKVGAGQTQVGKSASKNRGPYRKSAGNGEKLLVENNKHFSLFGSAVASGPVHLNDGKCPSETKKPEKYPEQALSGKIKLQLFPFNEVTQMGLEKDGYHPYLELTLNARKKISSVLKHLNQKWGSSSIATKDPFLLPYNLCQDLASCRWTLNDISVSAGDVYAAIGRPSEFRLRYGWLSNCQNESSEVPSMSTSFETFLQPEGMQKVCRYNDESTRAKEKQTEETSKEFRPTFVGGATDVSVADKFPSIGIVETMCNDGKVHVGVGQSSLWDDSLTNISIGGLLSEASLQGQFGTYDPKSDGSNAGLHPSQLISDSLDAFITSHVNHSQAPRLPHGTSSSILDAEDTCHAFAFQKFSSLGKEAVAAGGSASSHAPNQDAVSRLLKDPNINEVNNQSGLPQSHGCQESETPLPFYSRLYNDESSLGLSGIKWTDSSGPFDLGLSSSRKIINGDSLSFNRTIS, from the exons ATGAAAAAGCAGACGGCGAAGGCCGGTGAAGCTCCCAGGAAGCTCAAAGTGGGGGCAGGTCAGACTCAAGTTGGTAAATCCGCTAGCAAAAATAGGGGACCATATCGCAAATCAGCAG GAAATGGTGAAAAACTTTTGGTCGAAAACAACAAACATTTTTCACTGTTTGGATCAGCTGTTGCATCAGGACCAGTCCATTTAAATGATGGTAAATGTCCTTCAGAAACAAAAAAGCCTGAGAAATATCCAGAACAAGCTCTTTCTGGAAAGATCAAGCTGCAGCTTTTTCCTTTTAATGAAGTTACTCAAATGGGATTGGAAAAG GACGGGTATCATCCATACTTGGAGCTCACTTTAAATGCTCGGAAAAAAATTTCTTCTGTGCTTAAGCATCTAAATCAAAAGTGGGGCAGTTCAAGCATTGCTACTAAGGATCCCTTTCTATTGCCGTACAATCTGTGTCAAGACTTAGCTAGCTGCAGATGGACATTGAACGACATAAGTGTCAGTGCAGGAGATGTCTATGCAGCTATTGGAAGACCTTCTGAATTCCGCTTAAG GTATGGCTGGCTCTCCAATTGTCAAAATGAATCCTCTGAAGTGCCATCAATGTCAACTTCATTTGAGACTTTTTTACAACCTGAAGGCATGCAGAAAGTGTGCCGTTATAATGATGAAAGTACTCGTGCTAAGGAGAAACAAACTGAGGAAACAAGTAAAGAGTTTAGACCAACCTTTGTCGGTGGAGCAACAGATGTGAGTGTAGCAGATAAGTTCCCTTCCATTGGCATAGTTGAAACCATG TGTAATGACGGGAAAGTGCATGTTGGAGTAGGGCAGTCGTCACTGTGGGATGATTCTCTAACTAACATAAGCATTGGAGGCCTGCTATCTGAAGCATCACTGCAGGGCCAATTTGGAACTTATGATCCAAAATCAGATGGAAGCAATGCAGGCTTACACCCATCTCAGTTAATTTCTGATTCACTTGATGCTTTTATCACGTCCCATGTAAATCATTCCCAAGCTCCAAGGCTGCCTCATGGTACAAGTTCGTCCATTTTGGATGCAGAAGATACTTGCCATGCCTTTGCATTTCAGAAGTTCTCTTCCTTGGGTAAAGAGGCTGTTGCTGCAGGTGGAAGTGCTTCTTCTCATGCCCCCAACCAAGATGCTGTTTCCAGATTACTTAAAGATCCAAATATTAACGAG GTCAACAACCAATCTGGCCTTCCACAAAGCCATGGTTGTCAAGAATCTGAAACTCCCTTGCCATTTTATTCTCGATTGTACAATGACGAAAGCAGCCTTGGGCTATCTGGGATCAAATGG ACGGATTCTTCAGGACCCTTTGATCTTGGTCTTTCTTCTTCCAGAAAGATTATTAACGGTGACAGTTTAAGCTTCAACAGAACTATCAGCTAG
- the LOC126657497 gene encoding TSL-kinase interacting protein 1 isoform X2, producing MKKQTAKAGEAPRKLKVGAGQTQVGKSASKNRGPYRKSAGNGEKLLVENNKHFSLFGSAVASGPVHLNDGKCPSETKKPEKYPEQALSGKIKLQLFPFNEVTQMGLEKDGYHPYLELTLNARKKISSVLKHLNQKWGSSSIATKDPFLLPYNLCQDLASCRWTLNDISVSAGDVYAAIGRPSEFRLRYGWLSNCQNESSEVPSMSTSFETFLQPEGMQKVCRYNDESTRAKEKQTEETSKEFRPTFVGGATDCNDGKVHVGVGQSSLWDDSLTNISIGGLLSEASLQGQFGTYDPKSDGSNAGLHPSQLISDSLDAFITSHVNHSQAPRLPHGTSSSILDAEDTCHAFAFQKFSSLGKEAVAAGGSASSHAPNQDAVSRLLKDPNINEVNNQSGLPQSHGCQESETPLPFYSRLYNDESSLGLSGIKWTDSSGPFDLGLSSSRKIINGDSLSFNRTIS from the exons ATGAAAAAGCAGACGGCGAAGGCCGGTGAAGCTCCCAGGAAGCTCAAAGTGGGGGCAGGTCAGACTCAAGTTGGTAAATCCGCTAGCAAAAATAGGGGACCATATCGCAAATCAGCAG GAAATGGTGAAAAACTTTTGGTCGAAAACAACAAACATTTTTCACTGTTTGGATCAGCTGTTGCATCAGGACCAGTCCATTTAAATGATGGTAAATGTCCTTCAGAAACAAAAAAGCCTGAGAAATATCCAGAACAAGCTCTTTCTGGAAAGATCAAGCTGCAGCTTTTTCCTTTTAATGAAGTTACTCAAATGGGATTGGAAAAG GACGGGTATCATCCATACTTGGAGCTCACTTTAAATGCTCGGAAAAAAATTTCTTCTGTGCTTAAGCATCTAAATCAAAAGTGGGGCAGTTCAAGCATTGCTACTAAGGATCCCTTTCTATTGCCGTACAATCTGTGTCAAGACTTAGCTAGCTGCAGATGGACATTGAACGACATAAGTGTCAGTGCAGGAGATGTCTATGCAGCTATTGGAAGACCTTCTGAATTCCGCTTAAG GTATGGCTGGCTCTCCAATTGTCAAAATGAATCCTCTGAAGTGCCATCAATGTCAACTTCATTTGAGACTTTTTTACAACCTGAAGGCATGCAGAAAGTGTGCCGTTATAATGATGAAAGTACTCGTGCTAAGGAGAAACAAACTGAGGAAACAAGTAAAGAGTTTAGACCAACCTTTGTCGGTGGAGCAACAGAT TGTAATGACGGGAAAGTGCATGTTGGAGTAGGGCAGTCGTCACTGTGGGATGATTCTCTAACTAACATAAGCATTGGAGGCCTGCTATCTGAAGCATCACTGCAGGGCCAATTTGGAACTTATGATCCAAAATCAGATGGAAGCAATGCAGGCTTACACCCATCTCAGTTAATTTCTGATTCACTTGATGCTTTTATCACGTCCCATGTAAATCATTCCCAAGCTCCAAGGCTGCCTCATGGTACAAGTTCGTCCATTTTGGATGCAGAAGATACTTGCCATGCCTTTGCATTTCAGAAGTTCTCTTCCTTGGGTAAAGAGGCTGTTGCTGCAGGTGGAAGTGCTTCTTCTCATGCCCCCAACCAAGATGCTGTTTCCAGATTACTTAAAGATCCAAATATTAACGAG GTCAACAACCAATCTGGCCTTCCACAAAGCCATGGTTGTCAAGAATCTGAAACTCCCTTGCCATTTTATTCTCGATTGTACAATGACGAAAGCAGCCTTGGGCTATCTGGGATCAAATGG ACGGATTCTTCAGGACCCTTTGATCTTGGTCTTTCTTCTTCCAGAAAGATTATTAACGGTGACAGTTTAAGCTTCAACAGAACTATCAGCTAG